AAGCGGGAAGGCGAGGCGGTGGAGGCCGCCCTCAAGTTCTTCCTGATCGGCACCGTCTCCTCGGCCTTGATCGCCTACGGGCTGTCCTTCATCTACGGCATCGCCTTGACCACGGACCTGGCCGGCGTGGTGACGGCGCTCCAGGACGGCCACCCGCTGCTGATCCTGGGCATGATCCTCACGCTGGGAGGCCTGGGCTTCAAGATCGCGGCCTTTCCCTTCCACATGTGGGTGCCCGATACCTACGAAGCCGCGAACACGCCCTTCGTGGCCTGGCTCTCCGTGGCGCCCAAGGCCGCGGGCTTCGTCGTCATGTTCCGTCTCTACCTCGAGGGCGTGGGCAATCCCGTGCTCCTCTGGGTGCCCGTCATGACGGGGCTGGCCGCCGTCACCATCGTGGCGGGCAACCTGATGGCCATCCCGCAGCAGAACATCAAGCGGCTCCTCGCCTACTCGGGCATCGCGCACATCGGCTACATGCTGGTGGGCTTCGCCGCCGTGTCGGCCTCGGGCGTGGCCATGATGCTCTTCTATCTGGTCGCCTACCTCTTCGGGAACATGGGCGCGTTCTTCGTGGTCGAGGCGGTGGCGCAATCGGACGGCTCCGAGGCCATCTCCGCCTACAGGGGGCTGGCTCAGCGTTCGCCCGTGCTCGCGCTGTGCATGCTGCTCTTTCTCCTATCGCTGGGCGGGATTCCCTTCGTGGCAGGCTTCTGGGCCAAGCTTTACGTCTTCTGGGCGGCCGCGGAGCAGGGGATGTACTGGCTGGTGCTGCTGGGCGCGCTCCTGACCGTGGTGGCGCTTTTCTACTACCTGCTGGTCGCCAAGCGCATGTACATCGACGCCCCCGAGCGGACGGAGCCGGTGCCGGTGCCGCGGCTCCTGGGCTTCTGCATCTTCGTCTGCGCGGCCGGCGTCGTGGTCATGGGCCTCTACCCCAAGCCCGTGGTGATGGCCGCGCTCCGCGCCGCCTCAGGCCTCTTCTAGCGACCTGAGCGCGGATGGCGACGGGTCAGACGCCTCGAACTCCCAGAGTCCCTCAACGGCTGTCAGGCGGCCCCACGCGGGCGAGGGCAACGCGATAGAACTCATGCCCGCGCATCTTGCGTGCCGCGTCTCTGTAGTAGAGCTCCCGGTACTCCGCGGCGCCTCGATCGCTCTCTAGGGACAGGCCGCGTGTGGCAAGGAACCCCGGCAACTTGCTCGGCTCCATTCCGAACGTCAGCGTCTCGCCGACTTTTGCAAGAGAAGCGAAAAGCCTTTCCGTACCGATGAAGGCGCCTGGCCTCCTTAGCACGTCGAGGTGAACATACGTGAAGAGGAGCAGGCTGCCGGACGATGCGCGCGAACACCATCGTAGAGTGGTGTCGACGGCGGCTTCCGTGAGGTAGTTGGTGACGCCTTCCCAGAGAAAGAACGTGCGCGTCGACTCGCGGTAGCCAGCCGCGAGCATGGCCGCCTCCAGGTCGCGCTGGTTGAAGTCGGTGCCCACGAACCGAACGTGGGTCGGCACGGCGGAAAGCGCGCGCGCCAGCGCCTTTCGTTTGGTTGTCTGTGTATCTGGGTGGTCGACTTCGAAGACGGTGATGCCGCCCAAGCCAGGCAGGCGGTACGCTCGAGAGTCGAATCCCGCGCCAAGGATGACGAGCTGCTCGGGGTGTTCTCCAAGGGAGGCCGCGATCGTATCGTCGATGAGCCTGGTGCGCGCGACCACGGAGGAACGGACGCCCGGCCAGCGGGTGTCGATGAACCATGGCGGGAACTTCCGAAGAACGGGAAGGCCGGCAAGTCGGGCGACGAGAGCGAACGGCCAGGTCAGGAAGGCTCGAGCAAGGGGATCTGTGAAAAGCCGTTGGCGCTCGGGGAGAGACGACTCGAGCGCGCGGAAGAGCGCGTTGTGTTCCGCGGTACGACTGGCGTGCCCTTCCCGCATGGACTCACCGCTTTTCGCTCAGGGCCGCACGGCGGGCGGGCTGCCCCGCTCAGCCCCGAGGCCGCGCGGAGCTCAGAATTCCGGCCAGGTCGCCCACGTCGATGAGCCG
The sequence above is a segment of the Candidatus Methylomirabilota bacterium genome. Coding sequences within it:
- a CDS encoding NADH-quinone oxidoreductase subunit N translates to MTAVPLIPGMALEIGLAIVILVVLLGGLTLRGPDKRRIGVVAAVGLVILLGLAFRVEPGSVLFRGTFVQDELAIFFKRLFLVATLLGVLASLNLRAETFARRATEYYVAMLASLLGMFVLASARELILLFVAFELMSIPLYVLSGFRKREGEAVEAALKFFLIGTVSSALIAYGLSFIYGIALTTDLAGVVTALQDGHPLLILGMILTLGGLGFKIAAFPFHMWVPDTYEAANTPFVAWLSVAPKAAGFVVMFRLYLEGVGNPVLLWVPVMTGLAAVTIVAGNLMAIPQQNIKRLLAYSGIAHIGYMLVGFAAVSASGVAMMLFYLVAYLFGNMGAFFVVEAVAQSDGSEAISAYRGLAQRSPVLALCMLLFLLSLGGIPFVAGFWAKLYVFWAAAEQGMYWLVLLGALLTVVALFYYLLVAKRMYIDAPERTEPVPVPRLLGFCIFVCAAGVVVMGLYPKPVVMAALRAASGLF
- a CDS encoding SAM-dependent methyltransferase, with amino-acid sequence MREGHASRTAEHNALFRALESSLPERQRLFTDPLARAFLTWPFALVARLAGLPVLRKFPPWFIDTRWPGVRSSVVARTRLIDDTIAASLGEHPEQLVILGAGFDSRAYRLPGLGGITVFEVDHPDTQTTKRKALARALSAVPTHVRFVGTDFNQRDLEAAMLAAGYRESTRTFFLWEGVTNYLTEAAVDTTLRWCSRASSGSLLLFTYVHLDVLRRPGAFIGTERLFASLAKVGETLTFGMEPSKLPGFLATRGLSLESDRGAAEYRELYYRDAARKMRGHEFYRVALARVGPPDSR